In Planctomycetaceae bacterium, the genomic window AGGGAGGGAGTCGTCTTGACCGAAGATTTCGTGGTGTACGAGACGACCGGTTACGACATGTTCGAGCGATTCACCGAGCGGTTCTCGGAAGTGATGACGGAGTTGAATGCCGCGGCATCAATCGATTTCGCATCTCAGATTGGTCTCCGATATGTGGACGTAGTGCATTCCCTTGACGGACACACGCCAGACTGGTTTATCCGCGAACAGTTCCATGGCCTTGCGGCCAGTGGAATCGGCGATCGCATCACGAATCAGTTCCTGTCGCTCGTCAAGACCGGCGAAGGAATGCTGAAACTCAAGACACTCGATGGGCACGGCCCAGGGTTCATGCCGCCTGATTTGGAAGCGACACGTCTCGAATTTGACCTAGAGCTTGGAGAAGATGAGCCGTTTCGAATACTAGATTTCGATCATATCTGGAAAGGCGAGATCGACTTCGTCCCGAATGAGATAATCCGCAAGATGTGGGCGCTACACGGTTCGATTGAGAAGATATTCAAGGCGACCGTGACGGATGGCGCTCTGAAGGTTTGGGAATCCAGCGGGGAGTAAGTGATGAGCGTTTACGATTTGATCGAACCACAGACGCACAGTCGACTGAAGGCGGGAATGCTTGCCGCTGCCATGATTCCTTCTGCATCAGCTCCTGGTGTGCTTTGCCAGAGCGAGTGGAGCATCCCCAGCGAAATCCAGCCGTCTGGATGTGTCGATGCGCTGAAGTATTGGAGCGAATTCACTCCAGTGCTGACCGGTCATGAAAGCGCCATTCTTCCGCTGCTGACCGGATCGGGCGGCGACAGCACGTTTTCCAAAGTCATACGGATTGAGGAGAATCAGTCAGACGGTGGCAGCGCTGCTGTCACACCTATTTCACACAGCGAGACAATTGCGTACATCCGAGGAGCACTTTCGCTGCAGATAAAGGAATTGGCCGAAGTATTGCGAGTGCAACGGCCAACGATCTATTCATGGATTAACGGGGAAGTCGAACCTTCAGCCGCCAATCGAGAGCGCATGCAACAGGTTTACCGCCTTGCTTCGGAGTGGAGCAGCCGTTGCAAACTTCCCGCCGAACGTCTCGTTCGAGCCTCGGGTACCGATGGGCACTCAGTGCTGGACTTGCTCAAAGCCGACGACATCGACGTAGCAGGCATAGTTGGTCGATTCGAAGGATTGGCGGTTGAGCGATTGCGAATGAAGGCCGATGCTGACAAGAAGCGGCCGGCGGCAGCTGCTGTTGCTCGTGCCCATGGTTTCAATGTCGATGAAATCAGCGATCAGCAGCATTTGATTGATGCAACGACTGGAAAACGGTCGAGTCCGGACTGATTTAGATATGCGGGATGGAATCGATGATGGAAGTCTGGTTGCAGAGAATGGATGGCGGCAGGGGTCGGTCCTGCCGCCATCTCTCGTCACTGCGCTGATCGAGGATCACCAGATTCCAGCAACGATTGTTCCGCGTGCGGAATCTAAGAAGGGCTGGCTCGGAAGGTTGGTCACCGCATTGAAGCAAGCGAAGACTCGCAGCCACAATGCAGCTCTCTTAGAGCCGACATCGGACTGGTGGATGGTGATCTCCCAAGATTGCGATTTGGTCCAAACCGACTGGGTCAAGGAGCCATACGTCGAATTGATCCGCATTCGCCACGCCAAGGACGATGAGCATCCTCCCAAATGGCTAACGAGCCCGCGAGATCTTCAATTCTCTGATCCTCCTGATAAAAAGACGCATCGTTTTGCCTGCAGCATTCATGATCGCGTTCAAATCGACAGGAAATATCTCTCCGATTTCAG contains:
- a CDS encoding helix-turn-helix transcriptional regulator: MSVYDLIEPQTHSRLKAGMLAAAMIPSASAPGVLCQSEWSIPSEIQPSGCVDALKYWSEFTPVLTGHESAILPLLTGSGGDSTFSKVIRIEENQSDGGSAAVTPISHSETIAYIRGALSLQIKELAEVLRVQRPTIYSWINGEVEPSAANRERMQQVYRLASEWSSRCKLPAERLVRASGTDGHSVLDLLKADDIDVAGIVGRFEGLAVERLRMKADADKKRPAAAAVARAHGFNVDEISDQQHLIDATTGKRSSPD
- a CDS encoding TIGR04255 family protein, with the translated sequence MRQDPGMKLERSPLQLVLVQVRFSPVTAMREYVPPFQDKLRKSGFPGFKKEQIQQVTFGPEPTAETSTRWSFVSRDKREGVVLTEDFVVYETTGYDMFERFTERFSEVMTELNAAASIDFASQIGLRYVDVVHSLDGHTPDWFIREQFHGLAASGIGDRITNQFLSLVKTGEGMLKLKTLDGHGPGFMPPDLEATRLEFDLELGEDEPFRILDFDHIWKGEIDFVPNEIIRKMWALHGSIEKIFKATVTDGALKVWESSGE